CCAAATACGGCGACGTGGAAACAGTTTTCGTAGGCGGTCGACCCATAGTCGAAAACCGGGAGGTTAAAACGGTAGATGTCGAGGAGCTTATCACTCAGGTCTCGAAAGCGAGAGACAGGCTCATGGAGAAGGTCAGACGATGAACGTTTTAGACATCGCTGTTAAATCTAACAGCATCTATATAAGCGGTTTGGCATGATCACTTCCTCTCTTTGAACCTCTAGGCCCTTCCGGATACGGAGTTTTATACCACATCGTGCTTAAACCTCAGCTAATTTTTTAGAGCGTTATACAATCTTAGGTACAAACAAATAAATAAAAAGGTTTAAATTTTTATACTCACCCTTTATGAGGTGGGACTAGCTTTGAAGGCCATCGTTTATACGACTCCGACTTGCCCGAACTGCAAGGTTTTAGAGAGGTTTTTGAACGAGCTTGGGGTCGAGTATGAGGAGAAGAACATGCTCGACCTCGACGTTCAGACAGAGCTCATAATGATGGATGTTTTCACGACATCGGCTCCGATCCTGAGGGTCGGAGACAAGTTTCTAACGATTAAAGAACTCTTCAACGGTGGAAAATTGAACGTGCGTCTCATAAAAGATGTTTTGGGGGTTGAGGGGAGTGGTTGAGTTATCTGAGCCTATGCCTATGGTTAGGACGTCGAGCGGGCACTTCGTACCTTGGAGTAGACAGGCTATAGTGAACTCTCTACTGAAGGAGACTAGGTTGGCTGAAAAGTTCTTCTCGGTCAGGGCTATAACCAAGGAGGAGGCTGAGGCGATAGCTCTGGAGGTCGAGACTAAGATACGGCGTATGGGTCTGAAGTTCATCTCAGGGCCGCTGATAAGAGAGGTCGTGAACATAGTTCTCTTGGAGAAGGGCTCTAAGAACCCGATATACCGAATATACCGGAACATATACACGAGGGTCGGAGCACCGGTCTTCGACGCCTACGAGATCGACATCGGAAGAGGATTCGAGGCTAAGGAAAACGCGAACCTCCAGCCCAACGCCGAGACGGCGCATAAGAAGAAGGCGGACAAGATGTCCAAGGAGGAGTACCTCCTCCTCATGCCCCTAGAGCTCGCAGATGCTCACTTGAGGGGGGACATACACATACACGACCTCGAGTACTTCGGGACGAGGCCCTTCTGCCTATCCCCTGACAATGTCCTTGTGGCTAGGGTTGGAGGGTTCGTCAGGCTTACTACAGTCGGCGACTTGTTCGCTCATCTAGACTATAAGCCTAGCGGTGAGTTTGAGGTTGCCGACTGCGATGGTGTTGAAGTTCTAACACCTGAGGGGTTCGTTAAGGTCGTTAAGGTTTCTAGGAGAAAAAGCGAGAGAATTCTCAGGATAGCTACTGAGAGGGGCTTTATGGTGGAGCTTACGGAGGAGCATAGGGTTCCCCTGGCTGACGGTAGGCTTGTGGAGGCTGGGATGATTAAGCCTGGAGATAGGCTTAGGGTGATGATGACGCCCAGCTATGAGGAGGTCTCCTCAGAGACCTCAGAGGTGAATGGTGTAAAAGTCACCCCTGAGCTTGCTAGGCTTATCGGATACTTCATAGCCGATGGAAACTACAACGTTAAAGAGGGGAAATTTTACAACGTGGTCTTTACGTTCGATAAGTCCTCGGTGGCTCTGATAGAGGATGTCTGCTCATCGATTAAGGGGCTTGGTTTCAACTATACGACCTACGACCATTCAAGACGAGGTATGAGAGAGGTTCAAGTGATCGGGTGCGGGAAGGGGCTGTATGAGCTTCTATGTGAGAAGCTTAGAATCGAGAGGGCTAAAGCCCCGGATAAGAGGCTTCCCGACTGGGTTCTAAACCTCCCGAGGAGGCTACTGATCGAAGTCTTGAGAGGGCTTATAGCCGGAGATGGGACAATCCACGCTAGCAAGGAGAAGGGAGGG
Above is a window of Candidatus Bathyarchaeota archaeon DNA encoding:
- a CDS encoding glutaredoxin family protein, which codes for MKAIVYTTPTCPNCKVLERFLNELGVEYEEKNMLDLDVQTELIMMDVFTTSAPILRVGDKFLTIKELFNGGKLNVRLIKDVLGVEGSG